One Spinacia oleracea cultivar Varoflay chromosome 4, BTI_SOV_V1, whole genome shotgun sequence DNA segment encodes these proteins:
- the LOC130459942 gene encoding uncharacterized protein has translation MAQAIAIIKDINPTTENLTLQVRVVRLWTMASFKNPDDVYSIDMVLLDAKGDKIQATIKKSLLRTFQPLLNEGELYTISNYRVGKSSGEYKPTGHPYKINFVILTRVNVLHAANIPTYGFDLVPLMQLFQMA, from the exons ATGGCACAAGCTATCGCGATAATCAAGGACATAAATCCTACTACGGAAAATTTGACACTACAAGTTAGAGTTGTTCGTTTATGGACAATGGCGTCATTCAAAAATCCGGATGATGTTTACTCTATTGACATGGTGTTGTTAGATGCAAAG GGTGATAAAATACAAGCGACTATCAAGAAATCTTTGTTGAGAACATTTCAGCCTCTACTCAATGAGGGCGAACTATATACTATATCAAACTATCGTGTTGGAAAGAGTAGTGGGGAATACAAGCCTACTGGTCACCCATACAAAATAAATTTTGTAATTTTGACCCGAGTTAACGTCTTACATGCGGCAAATATTCCTACATATGGTTTTGATCTGGTGCCTTTGATGCAATTATTTCAAATGGCCTAG